Genomic window (Streptomyces yatensis):
ACCGCCTCCGGATCCGCGCCCAGCTGACCGACCAGCCGGGGCACCAGCCCCTCGGGCTGCTCCAGCAGGGCCAGCAGCAGATGCTCGCCGTCGACCTCGCTATGGCCATACCCCTGGGCCCGGGACTGGGCATCCTGGAGAGCTTCCTGGGACTTCTGGGTGAGGCGGTTCATGTCCATGACGGTTCTTCACTCCTCACGCCACTCCTCGCGCCACCGCGGCGCAGTGCGGCTTCCAGCAGATCGATACGATCCAGCAGATCCATCACCAGACCGATAGCGGCATAGTTCAGACACAGCCCCGAATGCAGCCGCTCCACACGGCCCAGCGCCGCCGGAGCGCCCGGGGCGAACACCAACCGCCCCCCGGCGTCGCGCTCGGCGTCGACCAGGCCGAGGACCACGAAGCGCCGGATCAACTCGGGATGCAGCCCAGTACGGCTGGC
Coding sequences:
- a CDS encoding chaperone modulator CbpM, with the protein product MSTHTSGTVTATRYAPVTSVHYELVPAPRLSLETVASRTGLHPELIRRFVVLGLVDAERDAGGRLVFAPGAPAALGRVERLHSGLCLNYAAIGLVMDLLDRIDLLEAALRRGGARSGVRSEEPSWT